Proteins from one Flavobacterium sp. N2038 genomic window:
- a CDS encoding NADH-quinone oxidoreductase subunit J has translation MIHIPDFAHATTVQVIFCFLAFITVITAFLTIFSRNPIHSAIYLVICFFSIAGHYLLLNSQFLAIVHIIVYSGAIMILFLFTIMLMNLNEQKDVHRPRITRLGAIVSFCLICIVLIAIFINSKPIVGEYDSTGEDFQSIKVLGKILLNEYMVPFEFASILLLVAMIGTVLLSKKEKLNK, from the coding sequence ATGATACATATTCCTGATTTTGCACACGCAACAACTGTACAAGTTATATTTTGTTTCTTAGCGTTTATTACGGTAATTACCGCTTTCCTTACTATTTTCAGCAGAAATCCAATTCACAGTGCTATCTATTTAGTAATTTGTTTCTTTTCAATTGCTGGTCATTATTTACTATTGAATTCACAATTTTTAGCTATTGTACATATAATAGTCTATTCCGGAGCGATTATGATTTTGTTCCTGTTTACGATTATGTTAATGAATCTGAATGAACAAAAAGATGTGCATCGACCTCGAATCACCCGATTAGGTGCTATTGTTTCTTTTTGTTTGATTTGCATTGTTTTAATTGCAATTTTCATCAACTCTAAACCAATCGTTGGCGAATACGATTCAACAGGAGAAGATTTCCAATCTATTAAAGTTTTAGGTAAAATATTATTGAACGAATATATGGTACCATTTGAATTTGCTTCGATCTTACTTTTGGTTGCAATGATTGGAACTGTATTATTGTCTAAAAAAGAAAAATTAAATAAATAA
- the nuoK gene encoding NADH-quinone oxidoreductase subunit NuoK, translating into MGNILNQIGIENYIFLSVVLFCIGVFGVLYRRNAIIVFMSIEIMLNAVNLLFVAFSTYHQDAQGQVFVFFSMAVAAAEVAVGLAILVSIFRNIGSISIDNLKNLKG; encoded by the coding sequence ATGGGTAATATATTAAATCAAATAGGTATTGAAAATTACATCTTTTTAAGTGTTGTACTTTTTTGTATTGGTGTTTTTGGTGTATTGTACAGACGAAATGCTATTATCGTTTTTATGTCGATCGAAATCATGCTGAATGCAGTAAACCTTTTATTTGTGGCTTTCTCAACGTATCATCAAGATGCACAGGGACAAGTTTTTGTATTCTTTTCGATGGCAGTTGCCGCTGCAGAAGTTGCAGTAGGTTTGGCTATTTTAGTTTCTATTTTTAGAAATATTGGCTCAATTAGCATCGATAATTTAAAAAATTTAAAAGGATAA
- the nuoL gene encoding NADH-quinone oxidoreductase subunit L codes for MDTNLALVLVLAPFLGFLINVFFGKSLGKTVSGFIGTVAVAVSFVVTLVLFNQITSTGKAIQVTLFDWIQISNLKINLGFLLDQLSVLWLLFVTGIGSLIHLYSISYMHDDENMHKFFAYLNLFVFFMITLVIGSNLLVLFIGWEGVGLCSYLLIGFWHKNQDYNDAAKKAFIMNRIGDLGLLIGMFIIGSMFSTLDYASLKTAIAGASNLNLPLLSLAALCLFIGACGKSAQIPLYTWLPDAMAGPTPVSALIHAATMVTAGIFMVTRLNFVFDLTPDVQTVIAVIGAITSLVAATIGLVQNDIKKVLAYSTVSQLGLMFLALGFGAYEVAVFHVITHAFFKACLFLGSGSVIHGLHGEQDMRNMGGLRKAMPITFWTMLISSLAISGVPFFSGFFSKDEILMTAFHHSIPLYVVGSIASIMTAFYMFRLMFLTFFKEFRGTEEQKHHLHESGSLITIPLIILAILATFGGLISLPGNSWLNEYLAPLFTKAAGEEHHLGTTEYTLMGVAVLGGLLGIFIAYVKYFKQDNVPEADENITGLTKVLYNKYYVDEIYDAIFVRSVNGLSRFFRDYIETGLSAVVFGLGKAANELAFQGKKLQTGSIGLYLFAFVLGLCAIVSYIFLAQ; via the coding sequence ATGGATACCAATTTAGCTTTAGTTTTAGTTTTAGCTCCTTTTTTAGGGTTTTTAATCAATGTTTTCTTTGGGAAAAGCTTAGGAAAAACAGTTTCCGGATTTATCGGAACAGTTGCTGTAGCCGTTTCCTTTGTAGTTACTCTTGTTCTTTTTAATCAAATAACATCTACAGGAAAAGCAATTCAGGTTACTTTATTTGACTGGATTCAAATCAGCAATCTAAAAATCAATCTAGGATTTTTATTAGATCAATTATCTGTTCTTTGGTTATTATTCGTAACCGGAATTGGGTCTTTGATTCACTTATACTCTATCAGTTACATGCACGATGATGAGAATATGCACAAATTTTTTGCCTATTTAAATCTGTTCGTATTCTTTATGATTACGCTTGTAATTGGCAGTAACTTATTAGTACTTTTCATTGGATGGGAAGGCGTTGGACTTTGTTCTTACTTATTAATTGGATTCTGGCATAAAAACCAGGATTACAATGATGCTGCAAAAAAAGCTTTCATCATGAACAGAATTGGAGATTTAGGTCTTTTAATTGGTATGTTCATTATTGGTTCGATGTTTTCAACATTAGATTATGCATCTTTAAAAACTGCAATTGCAGGAGCTTCAAATTTAAATTTACCTTTACTTTCATTAGCAGCTTTATGCTTGTTTATTGGAGCTTGTGGTAAATCAGCTCAAATTCCGTTGTATACCTGGTTGCCAGATGCGATGGCCGGACCAACTCCGGTTTCTGCTTTGATCCACGCAGCTACAATGGTAACTGCAGGTATCTTTATGGTAACAAGATTAAATTTTGTTTTTGACCTTACACCAGATGTTCAAACTGTAATCGCTGTTATTGGAGCAATCACTTCATTAGTAGCTGCTACAATTGGTTTGGTTCAAAACGATATCAAAAAAGTATTGGCTTATTCTACAGTTTCACAATTAGGATTAATGTTCTTAGCATTAGGATTTGGTGCTTATGAAGTAGCTGTTTTTCACGTAATCACTCATGCATTCTTTAAAGCTTGTTTATTCTTAGGTTCCGGATCAGTTATCCATGGATTACACGGAGAACAGGATATGCGTAATATGGGCGGATTGCGTAAAGCAATGCCAATTACTTTCTGGACGATGTTAATTTCTTCATTAGCTATTTCCGGAGTTCCGTTTTTCTCAGGTTTCTTTTCTAAAGATGAAATCTTAATGACCGCTTTCCACCATAGTATTCCTTTATATGTTGTGGGATCTATTGCTTCAATCATGACAGCTTTCTATATGTTCAGATTAATGTTCTTGACTTTCTTTAAAGAATTTAGAGGAACAGAAGAACAAAAACATCATTTACACGAAAGTGGTTCATTAATTACTATTCCGCTTATCATTTTAGCAATTTTAGCAACCTTTGGCGGATTAATCAGTTTACCAGGAAACAGCTGGTTAAATGAATATCTTGCTCCTCTTTTCACAAAAGCAGCTGGTGAAGAACACCATTTAGGAACAACGGAATATACTTTAATGGGAGTTGCTGTATTAGGCGGTTTATTAGGAATCTTTATTGCTTACGTAAAATACTTTAAACAAGATAATGTTCCTGAAGCTGACGAAAACATTACAGGTTTGACAAAAGTTTTATATAACAAATATTATGTTGACGAAATCTACGATGCAATCTTTGTACGTTCTGTAAACGGATTATCAAGATTCTTTAGAGATTATATTGAAACTGGTTTATCTGCCGTTGTTTTCGGATTAGGTAAAGCAGCGAATGAATTAGCATTCCAAGGAAAAAAATTACAAACAGGAAGTATCGGATTATATCTTTTTGCTTTCGTGTTAGGTCTTTGTGCCATTGTATCTTATATATTTTTAGCTCAATAA
- a CDS encoding complex I subunit 4 family protein produces MNVSLILIILLVGAFVTYFAGDKLASKVALFFSLAALGCSVVLLNHFNAGENISLINAWITQPKISFALNADGLALAMLLLTTALTPIIIFSSFGNEYKNSKAFYALILFMAFAMTGTFLAADGLLYYIFWELALIPIYFIALIWGNGDAEERRKAVVKFFIYTLAGSLFMLTAFIYLYQKAGSFLIEDLYKVELSACEQFWIFLAFFLAYAIKIPIIPFHTWQANVYQKAPTVGTMLLSGIMLKMGLYSVIRWQLPIAPLAAKEYMNIFIALGIAGVIYGSIVALRQKDLKKLLAYSSLAHVGLIAAGTYTLTIDGFRGAVLQMIAHGFVVVGLFYAAEIIYRRFETRNIAELGGIRTQSPKFTSMFLILVLASVALPTTFNFVGEFTVLYSLSQINIWFAVLGGTTIILGAYYMLKMFQNVMLGETNSKIFADVSVNEGISLVAIIAVLIFFGFYPKPITDLITPSLETILNVINKN; encoded by the coding sequence ATGAACGTTTCTCTTATATTAATTATTCTTTTAGTTGGTGCATTTGTCACTTATTTTGCTGGTGACAAACTCGCTTCAAAAGTAGCTTTGTTCTTTAGTTTGGCAGCTTTGGGCTGTTCGGTTGTATTGTTAAATCATTTTAATGCTGGTGAAAACATCAGTCTTATCAATGCGTGGATCACACAACCTAAAATTTCATTTGCGCTAAATGCTGATGGATTAGCGCTTGCAATGCTTTTGTTGACTACGGCTCTGACTCCAATTATTATCTTCTCTTCTTTTGGGAATGAATATAAAAATTCAAAAGCTTTTTATGCTTTAATATTATTCATGGCGTTTGCAATGACAGGAACTTTCTTGGCAGCGGATGGTCTTTTATACTATATTTTCTGGGAATTAGCCCTTATACCTATTTACTTTATTGCTCTTATTTGGGGTAATGGCGATGCCGAAGAAAGAAGAAAAGCAGTGGTTAAATTCTTTATTTACACACTTGCAGGTTCTTTATTCATGTTAACTGCTTTTATCTATTTATACCAAAAAGCAGGCAGCTTCTTAATCGAAGATTTATATAAAGTAGAATTATCTGCTTGCGAACAATTCTGGATTTTCCTGGCATTCTTCTTAGCTTATGCTATCAAAATTCCAATTATTCCTTTCCATACATGGCAGGCAAATGTGTACCAAAAAGCTCCAACAGTTGGAACAATGCTTTTATCCGGTATCATGTTAAAAATGGGATTATATAGTGTTATTCGTTGGCAATTACCAATTGCTCCACTTGCAGCAAAAGAATACATGAACATTTTTATTGCTTTAGGAATTGCCGGAGTAATCTACGGATCAATTGTAGCTTTAAGACAAAAAGATTTAAAGAAATTACTAGCTTATTCTTCTCTTGCTCACGTTGGATTAATTGCTGCAGGAACTTATACATTGACAATTGATGGTTTCCGCGGAGCAGTTTTACAAATGATCGCTCACGGTTTTGTAGTTGTTGGATTGTTTTATGCTGCAGAAATTATCTACAGAAGATTTGAAACAAGAAATATTGCTGAATTAGGCGGAATCCGTACTCAATCACCAAAATTTACTTCAATGTTTCTAATCTTGGTTTTAGCATCTGTTGCTTTGCCAACTACTTTTAATTTTGTTGGAGAATTTACTGTTTTATATAGCCTTTCTCAAATAAATATCTGGTTCGCTGTTTTAGGTGGAACAACTATTATTTTAGGAGCATATTATATGTTGAAGATGTTTCAAAATGTAATGTTGGGTGAAACTAATTCAAAAATCTTTGCAGACGTTTCTGTTAACGAGGGAATTTCATTAGTCGCAATTATTGCTGTTTTGATTTTCTTTGGATTCTATCCAAAACCTATTACAGATTTGATTACACCAAGTTTAGAAACGATTTTAAACGTTATCAATAAAAACTAA
- a CDS encoding NADH-quinone oxidoreductase subunit N yields the protein MNTLIAITGLGIFCLLFEILNFRKGIVPFTIVGLLGVLALNYYEFGSTASYYNNMIAVSKFSTTFSSLFIILTIFLVALSHNFYENHQTKISDFVAIKIFLLAGAVAMVSFGNLAMFFLGIEILSIALYVLAASDRTNIKSNEAGMKYFLMGSFASGIILFGICLIYGAMGTFDVTEIYESSLSAELPIWFPIGMILMTIGMLFKVAAVPFHFWAPDVYEGSPALTTALMSTLAKVVAIATLYKLVAGLNLIPSLENQDMLGTFEHIIVVISIASMTVGNIMALRQVNVKRMLAFSGISHAGFMLMTFLSIATSAGTLLYYTSAYALAGIAAFSVILYVCKNQDNEDITNFHGLGKTNPLLAAILTGSLLSMAGIPIFSGFFAKLFLFNQTIQAGYIALVIVAVINSIISVGYYFKLILAMYSKEPNEERTGKPFLIYAVAIISIALNIALGLFPSLVLDLLK from the coding sequence ATGAATACATTAATAGCTATAACAGGATTGGGTATTTTTTGCCTATTGTTTGAAATTCTAAATTTTAGAAAAGGCATCGTTCCGTTTACCATTGTTGGTTTATTGGGTGTCTTGGCGCTTAATTATTATGAATTTGGTTCAACGGCAAGTTATTACAATAACATGATTGCAGTAAGTAAATTCTCAACTACATTTTCATCATTGTTTATTATATTGACTATTTTCCTTGTAGCATTAAGTCATAATTTTTACGAAAATCATCAAACTAAAATTTCTGATTTTGTCGCTATAAAAATATTTTTACTGGCAGGAGCAGTGGCGATGGTATCTTTTGGGAATCTTGCAATGTTCTTTCTTGGAATCGAAATTTTATCCATTGCATTATACGTTTTAGCGGCAAGTGATCGTACGAATATTAAAAGTAATGAAGCTGGTATGAAATATTTCTTAATGGGATCTTTTGCATCAGGGATTATCTTATTCGGAATTTGTTTGATCTATGGAGCAATGGGAACATTTGATGTTACTGAAATTTATGAAAGCTCTCTATCTGCTGAATTGCCAATCTGGTTTCCTATTGGGATGATCTTAATGACAATCGGAATGCTGTTTAAAGTAGCTGCAGTTCCATTCCACTTCTGGGCTCCGGACGTTTACGAAGGTTCGCCTGCTTTAACAACTGCTTTAATGAGTACTCTGGCAAAAGTAGTTGCAATTGCAACACTTTATAAATTAGTAGCAGGATTAAATTTAATTCCGTCATTAGAAAATCAAGATATGCTGGGTACATTTGAGCATATAATTGTTGTAATTTCAATTGCATCTATGACTGTTGGAAATATAATGGCACTACGTCAGGTAAACGTAAAACGTATGCTGGCATTTTCAGGAATCTCACATGCCGGTTTTATGTTAATGACATTCTTATCTATTGCAACATCTGCAGGCACTTTATTGTATTATACATCAGCTTATGCTTTAGCAGGAATTGCAGCATTTAGTGTTATTTTATATGTTTGTAAAAATCAGGATAATGAAGATATTACAAACTTCCACGGACTTGGGAAAACAAATCCACTTTTGGCTGCGATTTTAACTGGTTCATTATTGTCAATGGCCGGAATTCCGATTTTCTCCGGTTTCTTTGCAAAATTATTCTTGTTCAATCAAACGATTCAGGCTGGATATATCGCTTTAGTTATTGTTGCAGTTATTAATTCAATTATAAGTGTTGGATATTATTTCAAACTTATTTTGGCCATGTATTCTAAAGAACCAAATGAAGAGCGCACCGGAAAGCCATTTCTTATTTATGCAGTTGCCATCATTTCAATTGCTTTAAATATTGCTTTAGGTTTATTCCCATCTTTAGTTTTAGACTTATTGAAATAA
- a CDS encoding Bax inhibitor-1/YccA family protein, producing the protein MNFNSKNPFLSDKRFSSNAVSKAEEVHEAKIIDYNQEMTLSGTINKTAILFLILCASSMVTWWMAFNGMNPILPAMGGAIVGLILVVISSFKPQASPYLAPGYALFEGLFIGGISAIFELRYPGIVINAVSATLVTFLVCLGLYKFKIVKVTEQFKSVVIAATLAIATYYLISWVVSLFTSWTPVHHGNSMMSIGISVFVIIIAALNLFLDFDQIEKGVQQRMPRYMEWFGAMGLMITLVWLYVEFLRLLSKLSSKD; encoded by the coding sequence ATGAACTTCAATTCAAAAAATCCATTTTTAAGTGACAAGCGTTTCTCTTCAAATGCTGTTTCTAAAGCTGAAGAAGTACACGAAGCAAAAATTATTGATTACAATCAAGAAATGACTTTGTCTGGTACAATAAACAAGACAGCTATTTTATTTTTAATTTTATGTGCTTCCTCTATGGTAACCTGGTGGATGGCATTTAACGGAATGAACCCAATATTACCAGCCATGGGTGGTGCAATCGTTGGTTTAATTCTTGTTGTAATTTCTTCTTTTAAACCTCAGGCTTCTCCATATTTAGCGCCTGGTTATGCCTTATTTGAAGGTTTATTTATTGGAGGAATTTCTGCAATATTTGAATTAAGATATCCAGGGATAGTTATTAATGCAGTTAGTGCTACTTTGGTTACTTTTTTAGTATGTCTTGGATTGTATAAATTTAAGATTGTAAAAGTTACTGAGCAATTCAAATCAGTTGTGATTGCGGCTACTTTAGCAATTGCTACTTATTATCTAATTTCATGGGTGGTTTCATTATTTACAAGTTGGACTCCTGTACACCATGGAAATTCTATGATGAGTATTGGAATTAGTGTTTTCGTAATCATTATTGCAGCCTTGAATTTATTCCTGGATTTCGATCAAATCGAAAAAGGAGTACAACAAAGAATGCCAAGATACATGGAATGGTTTGGTGCAATGGGGCTAATGATTACATTAGTGTGGTTGTATGTTGAATTCTTAAGATTATTATCTAAACTATCTAGTAAAGACTAA